One Nostoc sp. UHCC 0302 DNA window includes the following coding sequences:
- a CDS encoding two-component system sensor histidine kinase NblS — protein sequence MLALLKTIREAIVNWWSEFTLQTKLLAVATLVVSLVMSGLTFWAVNTIQQDARLNDTRFGRDLGLLLATNVAPLVADHNLTEVARFSQRFYSSTSSVRYMLYADENGEIFFGIPFWEPEVENSLTIKRRIQLPEDYPGDGEKPMVRQHMTPDGAVTDVFIPLIVDGKYLGVLAIGTNPNQAAVISTNFTRDVTIAVFITIWVMVILAGVINALTITKPIKELLVGVKQIAAGNFKQRIDLPLGGELGEVIFNFNEMAERLERYEEQNIEELTAEKAKLETLVSTIADGAVLIDNNMQVILVNPTARRIFGWEGTEVVGSNVLHHLPSVVQMEITRTLYEMAAGECESAEFRLHLNQPAKRTIRILLTTVLNSQRESIKGIAITVQDITREVELNEAKSQFISNVSHELRTPLFNIKTYIETLHDYGEDLGVQERQEFLETVNHETDRLTRLVNDVLDLSKLESGRSYSFDGVDLAQAIEQTLRTYQLNAKDKGIELIQEVAPDLPLVIGNYDLLLQVFGNLIGNALKFTKAGGKVAIRAYQLDFKPNSHTQSPGVRIEISDTGIGIAQEDQHSIFERFFRVENRVHTLEGTGLGLSIVRNIIDRHRTKVHLVSEVGIGTTFWFDLTVFEEEVPPIQLEPAVEAPKIITA from the coding sequence ATGCTGGCTCTGTTAAAAACAATTCGAGAAGCGATCGTCAATTGGTGGTCTGAGTTTACTCTCCAGACTAAGCTGTTGGCTGTAGCCACTTTAGTGGTTTCGTTGGTGATGAGTGGTCTGACCTTTTGGGCTGTAAATACAATTCAGCAGGATGCACGTCTGAATGACACCCGCTTCGGTCGTGATTTAGGACTGCTACTTGCAACCAATGTTGCCCCCCTAGTTGCTGACCACAATCTCACCGAGGTTGCCCGATTTTCTCAACGCTTCTACAGCAGCACCTCTAGTGTGCGTTATATGCTCTACGCTGATGAAAATGGGGAAATCTTCTTTGGTATTCCTTTTTGGGAACCGGAAGTAGAAAACTCTCTCACCATTAAACGGCGGATACAACTGCCAGAAGATTACCCTGGTGATGGGGAAAAGCCAATGGTACGGCAACACATGACCCCAGACGGGGCAGTCACAGATGTGTTTATTCCCCTAATCGTCGATGGCAAATACCTGGGCGTATTGGCGATTGGGACTAACCCCAACCAGGCGGCAGTTATTTCTACCAATTTCACTCGCGATGTTACCATTGCCGTTTTTATCACAATTTGGGTAATGGTGATTTTAGCAGGAGTGATTAACGCTTTGACAATCACTAAGCCGATTAAAGAACTGCTGGTGGGGGTGAAACAAATTGCTGCTGGTAATTTCAAGCAGCGCATTGACTTACCCCTAGGAGGCGAGCTAGGAGAGGTAATTTTTAACTTTAATGAAATGGCAGAGCGCTTAGAGCGCTATGAAGAACAAAATATTGAGGAACTGACCGCAGAAAAAGCCAAGTTAGAAACACTAGTTTCAACGATCGCCGATGGTGCTGTGCTGATTGATAACAATATGCAGGTGATTTTAGTCAACCCCACCGCACGGCGAATTTTCGGTTGGGAAGGCACTGAGGTGGTAGGCAGCAATGTTTTACATCACCTACCCTCAGTAGTACAAATGGAAATCACCCGTACCTTGTACGAAATGGCAGCAGGCGAATGTGAAAGTGCCGAGTTCCGCCTTCATTTAAACCAACCAGCCAAGCGGACAATCCGCATTCTGTTGACTACAGTACTCAACTCACAACGAGAAAGTATTAAGGGCATTGCCATAACCGTCCAAGATATTACCCGTGAGGTCGAGCTAAACGAAGCAAAAAGCCAATTTATTAGCAACGTTTCTCACGAACTACGAACGCCATTATTTAACATCAAAACATATATTGAAACCCTGCATGATTATGGTGAAGACTTGGGTGTACAAGAACGCCAGGAGTTTCTAGAAACTGTAAATCATGAAACTGATCGCTTAACTCGCTTAGTTAACGATGTTTTAGATTTATCCAAACTTGAATCTGGTCGAAGCTACAGCTTTGATGGAGTAGATTTGGCACAGGCGATTGAGCAAACACTACGTACTTACCAACTCAATGCTAAAGATAAAGGCATTGAACTTATTCAGGAAGTTGCTCCTGATTTACCCCTAGTAATAGGTAATTATGATTTGTTGCTACAAGTGTTTGGCAATTTGATTGGTAATGCCCTCAAATTCACCAAAGCGGGTGGTAAAGTGGCAATCCGCGCCTACCAATTAGATTTTAAGCCCAACTCTCATACTCAATCTCCAGGTGTGCGAATTGAAATTTCCGATACTGGAATTGGGATTGCCCAAGAAGACCAACACTCAATTTTTGAGCGCTTCTTCCGCGTCGAAAACCGAGTTCACACCTTAGAAGGCACAGGTTTGGGTCTATCTATTGTCAGAAATATCATCGACAGGCATCGCACTAAAGTTCATCTAGTGAGTGAAGTTGGCATTGGCACGACTTTTTGGTTCGACTTAACCGTATTTGAAGAAGAAGTACCACCAATTCAACTTGAGCCTGCTGTTGAAGCACCCAAAATTATTACAGCCTGA
- a CDS encoding XisI protein, which produces MDKLTEYPKIIKRILTQYVELCNHRPNQDIETFLIMDEPKGHYIWMNLGWQNGDRITGMTVYVRIRDRKFWIEEDWTEDGIATDLVRAGVNKEDIVLAFHEPKMRQYTDFAIAS; this is translated from the coding sequence GATAATTAAGCGTATCCTGACGCAGTATGTAGAACTATGTAACCATCGTCCTAACCAAGATATCGAAACATTCTTGATTATGGATGAGCCGAAGGGTCATTATATTTGGATGAACCTTGGTTGGCAAAACGGCGATCGTATTACTGGTATGACCGTTTATGTTCGGATTCGAGATCGCAAATTTTGGATCGAGGAAGATTGGACTGAAGATGGTATCGCAACTGACCTAGTTCGTGCAGGTGTTAATAAGGAAGATATAGTGTTGGCATTCCATGAGCCTAAGATGCGGCAGTACACAGATTTTGCAATAGCATCGTAG